A single region of the Hippoglossus hippoglossus isolate fHipHip1 chromosome 17, fHipHip1.pri, whole genome shotgun sequence genome encodes:
- the LOC117777913 gene encoding cytochrome P450 7A1 — protein sequence MILSIALIWAIVVALCCLLWLAVGIRHRQPGEPIVENGFIPYLGCALQFGANPLQFLRSRQKKYGHIFTCKIAGQYIHFLCDPFSYHSVIRQGRHLDWRKFHFDTSVKAFGHDSFDPRHGHTTENLHQTFLKTLQGEALPSLIQTMMGHLQDVMLKSDTLSPRKEDWEVDGIFAFCYKVMFEAGYLTLFGKELGEDKCQARQAAQKALVLNALENFKEFDKIFPALVAGLPIHVFKSAYSARENLAKTMNPENLSKRENVSDLISMRIILNDALSTFNDLSKARTHVALLWASQANTLPATFWCLFYMIRSPDALRAAREEVQKIVDDYSLTVDPSNPSLSLTREQLDNMPVLDSIINEAMRLSSASMNVRMAKEDFLLHLDNQEAYRIRKDDVLALYPPMLHYDPEIYEDPYEYKFDRFLDGNGQEKTSFFRNGRRLRYYCMPFGSGVTKCPGRFFAVYEIKQFLSLVLAYFDVELLDPAVKVPLLDQSRAGLGILQPTYDVDFRYKLKSKH from the exons atgatatTAAGCATTGCTCTGATCTGGGCAATAGTTGTGGCATTGTGCTGCCTGTTATGGCTCGCTGTGGGGATACGACACAG GCAACCTGGGGAGCCTATAGTTGAAAATGGCTTCATCCCTTACCTGGGCTGTGCTTTGCAGTTCGGGGCCAACCCTCTCCAATTCCTCCGCAGCCGCCAGAAGAAGTACGGCCACATTTTCACCTGCAAGATTGCAGGCCAGTACATCCATTTTCTGTGTGACCCCTTCTCGTACCACTCAGTCATCAGACAGGGGAGGCACTTGGATTGGAGGAAGTTCCACTTTGATACATCTGTCAAG GCCTTTGGCCATGACAGCTTCGACCCTCGCCATGGCCACACCACAGAGAACCTCCACCAAACCTTTCTGAAGACCCTACAGGGTGAGGCTCTACCCTCCCTGATACAGACTATGATGGGTCACCTGCAGGATGTCATGCTGAAGTCAGACACACTGAGTCCCAGGAAGGAGGACTGGGAGGTGGACGGCATCTTTGCTTTCTGTTACAAG GTGATGTTTGAGGCTGGCTATTTGACACTGTTTGGTAAAGAGCTTGGTGAAGATAAGTGTCAAGCTAGGCAGGCAGCCCAGAAAGCCTTGGTGCTCAACGCTCTGGAGAATTTCAAAGAATTTGACAAGATCTTTCCTGCCTTGGTGGCTGGTCTGCCCATCCATGTCTTCAAGAGTGCCTACAGTGCCAGAGAG AACCTGGCAAAGACCATGAATCCTGAAAACCTTTCCAAGAGGGAGAACGTGTCTGATCTGATCTCCATGAGGATAATCCTAAATGATGCCTTATCGACCTTTAATGACTTGAGCAAGGCACGGACTCACGTCGCTCTGCTCTGGGCCTCACAGGCTAACACCCTGCCTGCTACCTTCTGGTGTCTCTTTTATATGATCAG GAGCCCTGATGCTCTGAGAGCAGCTCGTGAGGAGGTGCAGAAAATTGTGGACGATTACAGTCTCACAGTTGACCCAAGTAACCCCTCTCTGAGCCTTACCAGGGAGCAGCTGGACAACATGCCTGTTCTGG ACAGCATTATCAATGAAGCCATGCGTCTTTCTAGTGCTTCTATGAATGTGCGTATGGCCAAGGAAGACTTTCTGCTTCACCTTGACAACCAAGAAGCTTACCGTATAAGGAAGGATGATGTCCTTGCTTTATATCCGCCCATGCTGCACTACGATCCAGAAATCTACGAGGATCCCTAT GAATACAAGTTTGACCGTTTCCTGGATGGGAATGGTCAGGAGAAAACCTCATTTTTCCGCAACGGACGGCGGCTGCGTTACTACTGCATGCCCTTCGGCTCCGGGGTCACCAAATGCCCAGGCAGGTTTTTTGCTGTGTATGAGATCAAGCAGTTCCTCAGTCTCGTGCTGGCCTACTTTGATGTGGAACTGTTGGACCCCGCTGTCAAAGTCCCACTTCTGGACCAGTCCCGTGCTGGACTGGGAATCCTTCAGCCTACCTATGATGTGGACTTCAGGTACAAGCTGAAATCGAAACACTAG